In Pelagibaculum spongiae, the DNA window TGATAATCATCTTGGGTGTTATCAAAATGCCAGCTTTGCGGTAATTCAATTTCTGTGGTTTTCCATTGCGATAATTTCTGCGGCGTTAAACAGGTAAAGTTGATGTGCTGCGGTAGATAGGGAGTAAATCCTTTAAAAGTAGTATCTAATAACTTATTAGTTACTGGGCAAATAAATGCTTTCTCCATTAAGGAAAACTGCAAATGTTCCCGCGGTAAAAAAAAGCGGTTGTCTTCCGATTTAAGTACTGATTCTGCTGAGGTTAGAGTTTTCCAAGCCTTCTCTAACCAGTCATTTACCATATCGACGGCTATTTTGTCCGCAGGCTGTAAACCAGCTCCTAGCAATAAAAGTTTAATTAAACGCTGGGAATAATTACCGTTGCGAATTTGTGGCCAACGTTTAATCCGGTTTTCATCTTTTTCTTTAGATTGTGGCTTACGCAGACTTTTTTCAGAAAAGCGCATACCAATCCAGATTTTCCAGCTATCTTCCAGCTGAATAAAGCTGTTTTCTCGAACGTAAAAATCCAAGGCAACTTTTAAAAAATCTTTCCAGTCATCAAGCGTCAATTGATGCAGCTGCCAATGCTCTGGTAGCTGGCTAATTTTATCTAGCCCCAGATAGCTTACCCGAACTAAACCCTGTGTTTCCAGACTATTTTGTCGCTTTGGCCGGCGCATAAATTCCCTGAACAGCAGCATTTCTGACAGTCGATGTGGGCCAGTAACTTGGTCAAATATTTCGGGTTTATGATATTTATTAAATTCAAGAATTGAGGCTTTAATATCTGATTTTTGTGAAAGCTCTTTAATCATATCTTTCCAAGATAAAGCTTTCAAAGGCACCGATGTACCGCCTTGCAACATGGCTCGGTAGCGCTGCAGTTTTTGCAAAGTCTCTTCGAGTTCATCCTGGATCCCCATAGATGAATACAGCTCTACATCATTTTCAAGCTTGGCAATTAGTACCTCGATTTTTTCAGGCTGGTTACTACTCGTTGTTTTGGCACTGGCTGCCCGCTGATACCAAGCAAGGGTCTGCTGTACCAGCCCACGCAAACGACTTCGTTCAGCTTCCTGCTGCATTCTTACCGTCATACGTGCAGTGCCCTGACGGCTATCGGTGAAGGTTATCAGCCTGCGTCCACGGCCTGGCAATGACTGTGGGCCGATGGATTTATTATCAGGGTCAGAAAAATCTTGGCAGTATTCCAATACTGTTGGGACTACGTTTGCCACATAAAAAGGGCCGCCTAGCAAGGCTCTGCGAAATGGAAATCCATCTTTAAAGCCAGTAAAGCGACAGCCTGGCTGGCTACACTGTGCTTCTATTTCTCGCAGCCCTAACTCTATTGCATTGGAAGGCTCAATCACAGAGGTTCGACTGCTACGATCCAATAATAGCGGTTGGTATTCTTGGCTGATATGCTTTGCAGCAGACAACACAACCGGCTGTTTGTTTCGGTTTGATTTTTTCTGCTGATCGGGATCACTGATGGCAATATATTCATCATCGCCAGAGCCTTCAGCCTGAAGAGAAAACTCATCATCATGACCACTTTTCCATTGCGTCAATATTCCCTGATTAGCCTGTGCCAGCAAATGAGGATCATTACAATCATTACAGAAGACCAGCTCAAAAACAGGACTGCCACAACGGCAAAGCTGTCGCTGATCGACATACACATAACCAAAAGGCCAATCGGTATCTTTGAGAGAAGAATGCTGTTTCTCGCAACAGGTTTTATCGCAACAGGCCCATAGCCCACTGGTTGTTCTCTGGAAAAGGTGCGCTCGCAATTTTAAAAAAGCATCAGCATCTTTGTTGGGTTTGGTCCCTGTTGCTAGATCGAGCCAACGTAATAATTCATTTTGTGACAGGCTCCAGCCGGATTGCTTCATTTCATCTAGCAACTGATCTAGCCTGAGCTGTTTATTTTTCACCAGCAACTGGCGTAATTTGCGCGCTTGGGGACTATCAATCAACGCCTTAAACCGCTGGGGGTGAATATCTGGCTCCTGACTATCTGCGCAAGGCATTTCCTCCAGCATCTCCAACGAGACCGGTTGTTGCTTACATGGCCCAAGAGAAGGCACAACACGACTGCCTCCCCAAACATCAATTTGAGAACAAGGTACGCCAGATAAATCGGATAAAAACTTTTTTAGTTGGTCAGCAGCGTCATCACCGGCAATAGTGGCAGATGTGGCAACAAAGCGAACCTGGTCTGGCGTTACACCAAAAGCATGCATCACCCTACGTAATTGCAGCGCCAATTCAGCCGCCTGGGAACCGATATAGGTATGGGCTTCATCTAGCACAATCCAACGCAGGGATTTTTGTTCTCGGGATTTTTTGATTATTGGAGCATCAACCTGGCGTACCATCATGTATTCCAGCATGGTGCCATTAGTCACTAAAATTGGCGCAGGATGCTCACGCATCAACTCACGCGATAAAACTTCATTAGGGTTTTTTACTTGTTCAGATCGAACCGTGGCATTTAGCTCTTGAGTATTACCGTTAAACAAGCAAAAACGCATACCCTTACCAAAACTATGCGTCCAGGCGCTTAAACGCTCACGCTGAGAATTAATTAATGCGTTAAGTGGATATAAAAACAGCGCCCGAACGCCTTCCAAAGGTTGCTGATTATTTTCCTGATATTCCTGATATAAATCTTGTAATACCGGAATCATAAAACATTCGGTTTTTCCCGAACCAGTTCCACTGGTAACTACAACCGAATGCTTTTTTTGCAACAAAGACTGCCAACTGTTGAACTGGTGAACAAACGGCTTCCAATCCGCACCAAAACGGGAACGTCCAAGTGCTTTATCTAGTGCTTTTACAATCTCTGCACTCAACAGCTGTGACTGGTCAACTAACTGCTGCATGGTGACAGAAGATTCTTGCCAGCCAAATGTTTGCTCAAATACAGGTGGTGCCAGAAAAGCTCCAGATTCACCACACTCACCACTCATAATTGAACCGAGATGCTGACGTAATGCGGGATTAGTGATCCCCAGAATGCTCAGTGTTGATTCAGTGGAACGGGAAACTGTCTGATCAATAAGGGAAGAAAAATAATGACTCATTTAACTGGTACTGCCTTTATTTTAAAATTTTTGTTTATGCGTTTTTCAAATAATTAATTACGCAATATTGATACAGTGAATCAAACCACTCGCGGTCAAAATCCCTGACCTGTCGCATAAAAAACACCGCATCAGCATCATTTATAAATACATCACTTACTCTTGCCTGACCACAAGTAACTGCAGCAGCAAACACTGGTAAATATATTACGGATCGCTGATGATCATTGATCGACGGGAATCTCACCAGTTTCTGAGCATACTGCAGATACCATCGCTGTAAACTGGTTGCTGCATACTCCGGCCATTTGGCTTCACTTCGCTGCCGAATCAATGTCATATGCCAAGCTGATAGCACGACCTGTTCAAATATTGGCTTGGGGAAATTCATTTCCTGATCTTGAGATTGAGTCGTTAAATGCTTTTCAATACTTGCACCATAACTTGAAAAATAACTGCCCAGCGCACTAAAACGTTTGTTAACGATCATTTGTGCCCTTGCTTGATCTAGGCCTTTTTTCATCATCCAATCACAAAAATATCTTGCTGCTGACTGAATTTCAGTAATTGGGAAAAACTCCCAAAAGAAAGGAAAATCGGCTTCTAGGCGGACCAGAAAAGAAGTCTTCATTTCAAATTTGAATAATGCCATTGCCAGCACTGGTTGGTGATGAATAAAAGATTTCCAAACTTCAAAAGTTGCCAGTGGCAAGTAGCCATAGTGGTTCAACAGGTCACGCAAAAATTGCCAGCCACTATGTTCTGGGTTCATCGCCATCTGGTCAAATACACCATCAAACGAACTGACAAATTCACCATGGCGAAACGCCCGCGATGCTTTATGCAGAGTCTTGATATCTTCCCCGAAATTGACAGCGATCGGATTACCCGGAATAAAGCGTGGCCTGAAGGCTACCGATGAATCTTTTTGTGGCAATACCAGCCAAGGACCGTCTTTTTCAATACAATTTGGCAAATCATAAAGACCGGTTGCTACACCCTGCGATGATTGAGAGGTTAGAAGGGCCTCCGCACGCAGTGGGTCATGCAAAAGCATCAACTGCAGTCTGTGTGTTTCTGCCTTTTGATCGTGCATAACACCAAAGCTGACTTGCTGGTATTCAGCATCATATTCTAATGTCATAGCATAGCGACGTATTCGGTAGAGCTGCTCTTTACCAGCACTAAATATTCTCAACTCTGCAACCTGATCCAGTCCGCTATTTAACGATAATATATCGGCAATTTGATCGCGTATCGCATACAGGCTGATTTCTACTGGTTTATCGTCGGCCTGATAGCGCCAATGATAGTGAGATTGACGGGAATGACTTCCTTTGAGGCCAAGCTCAACATCGTAACCGGTAATTCTGCCTGGCTGCCCGTAAAGATACAGACGACTTCCCAACAATTCATCTATACAGAGATCTGGTTTTAAGCGCTGGCCTTTGGCATCGAAACCTACACAGCCACTACCTGGAAACGGCAGCTCAATGCAAATAGGCAGCTCCTGTAAATTTGGAGTTACTTGCAAGGTAATTATTGATGGCGGGAGTGCTTTGGCACTTAATTGCAGCTCGGTATAACCCGAATGTTTAACCTGCTTGCTCGTGATGATGCTACTGCAATCTGGTAACTGCAGTAAGCAGCGATGCTGTGAATGCACCAGAATACTTCCTTCACCAGGCTGACCACTGATGAGCTCCACTTTAAAATCTGCGGGCAATATTCCAATTTTTCTACGCAGCAGCGTATTACCTGTCTGATTACGCACCGATAACCAATGTACGCCATAGTGTTCGATTAATGGCACTTGCTGATGTGATTTACCCGAAATAAACAGTTCGGCTTCCTGCTCTAATCCACCAGCACCCCTCGGCCATTGCACTTTAGGTAGGCCAATAAAACTCAGCGCTGGTTTACATGACCAGTTAAGAGGCAGATCAGCATAAACCAGATCCAGTCCCAGCTGGGCCAAAGAGACTGCACCACTCTGGATACAATAATGCTCATGATTGGTTATATGTAGTTGCGCTTTACCTTGAAGTCGATATAACAAACAGCCCAACACCGATGGGCATTCTGTCAACTGGGTAGTTTGCTGATCAGCCAATTTAACCTGAGTGTTTTCTGGCAACATCAACAAAAGATCTGTTGAAGCAGAACTAAATGAAGCTTGGCCTGCTAAACGCCATTGCTGCTGGTCTGGTTCAAATCCTAATGGCTCTTCACCCAAAGCAACACTGCTATTACTTATCATTTTTTCAGCAATAACTACCCCACCCGCAGTCG includes these proteins:
- a CDS encoding STY4851/ECs_5259 family protein — its product is MVGGVVVQCSVWMREFLKQRSLEKPDRRGLYAYHCQSLEYIRLREILHGFSPSEQSLNDATCGCFVIYCAEWFRREYRSEYGWQWEKIHQSLETDLSASERPEVMERGFNFWLRPLHTYTDERRDFIGSVFSEGGLPFQLLREDGSRFQSLFNNLLKKHQLQQFTGSRTADLVEDQLRKYSFPKVFTEPASISLIADMVDQLIVLVTDYALDEHSEPVKRLDSVHARWREEFPLPLDEQTGKEFLNGLLTQATCEQKLNRSRRDELSCTHFWSKNNPHHLIVNISLPKKLEFSLQIQPSTTYFDLTLVEDGQAIGDLGAVFARINNQVAELTIKRRMFSCKRKNCTASLKLVATAGGVVIAEKMISNSSVALGEEPLGFEPDQQQWRLAGQASFSSASTDLLLMLPENTQVKLADQQTTQLTECPSVLGCLLYRLQGKAQLHITNHEHYCIQSGAVSLAQLGLDLVYADLPLNWSCKPALSFIGLPKVQWPRGAGGLEQEAELFISGKSHQQVPLIEHYGVHWLSVRNQTGNTLLRRKIGILPADFKVELISGQPGEGSILVHSQHRCLLQLPDCSSIITSKQVKHSGYTELQLSAKALPPSIITLQVTPNLQELPICIELPFPGSGCVGFDAKGQRLKPDLCIDELLGSRLYLYGQPGRITGYDVELGLKGSHSRQSHYHWRYQADDKPVEISLYAIRDQIADILSLNSGLDQVAELRIFSAGKEQLYRIRRYAMTLEYDAEYQQVSFGVMHDQKAETHRLQLMLLHDPLRAEALLTSQSSQGVATGLYDLPNCIEKDGPWLVLPQKDSSVAFRPRFIPGNPIAVNFGEDIKTLHKASRAFRHGEFVSSFDGVFDQMAMNPEHSGWQFLRDLLNHYGYLPLATFEVWKSFIHHQPVLAMALFKFEMKTSFLVRLEADFPFFWEFFPITEIQSAARYFCDWMMKKGLDQARAQMIVNKRFSALGSYFSSYGASIEKHLTTQSQDQEMNFPKPIFEQVVLSAWHMTLIRQRSEAKWPEYAATSLQRWYLQYAQKLVRFPSINDHQRSVIYLPVFAAAVTCGQARVSDVFINDADAVFFMRQVRDFDREWFDSLYQYCVINYLKNA